The Trichosurus vulpecula isolate mTriVul1 chromosome 4, mTriVul1.pri, whole genome shotgun sequence genome contains a region encoding:
- the LOC118846382 gene encoding A-kinase anchor protein SPHKAP isoform X1, which produces MAGNSLLTVPSNFESSLMHEVSEQQCSGTESSGSSLGSSVTACKKVLCSNSLLESTDYWLQNQRTPCQIGFVEDKSENCASVCFVNLDVTKEDCSNEHLRQKLVNVSPDLPKFINSMNVQQPKENEIVLLSGLSSGNLHADFEVSKYPWLPDICLVQCARGNRQNSTNCIIFEINKFLIGLELVQERQLHLENSVFKVEDDTNCSVSSIEEDFLTASEHLEDESEVEEYKNGYENVNVSVNVSESKKSKGATQGDLNCKKGKLRYAFEENYICKDNSISHKSSRYLEGTLRKAAEIILPSTEQLAQQLQQKGNISGEEGPATSNFEESSKGRVESSHALQTLGKRHLDRMVKEELTSVCDNILKHNGNPDPEESLKNEEQESLPPLQDEGKTTGEYATNLAESVLQDAFIRLSQSQPTCPMKSVANVPIKNALISEGCTAEDTEHPRPWQELPKIVIVQSPDSSEAISEWPGTSPPNLSHWTQSDPSAETSGELHEEKAIRPPQSALEVALACAATVIGTISSPQATERFRLEQETSAANGQMLGNEELQRQVTQTLQDGTSMEYSFPSALCGMTQVASAVAVCGLGETQEDKYPVASSGLLSAAEASAAVTLHGSVAMGSNMETLNKSIAEALLKEASMVLTKPNSYSSIGSFMESMNGRIIETMSRPQISCLDKILRDDLAEDLSNVILKHSLEEANRKKKMIDGEVTGDPDKNTQDILMETVNELLFNAMYFTFKKMSNITQFSEHPPVFSKENNRWRGTEIDHQLTETAAAPRSPDYSNSGTINNWYNADAVKDLVDITHPKRDNNSRGMPNIFESSMLQSELPFNNNAHNSTATKTSPKKRYPKQTTGDYPRAPNQRLSHNRNGLRSYSDPLPGSGMQELMYAESTINPDALEKRKHDSLLNTDIQVNLSPLGSNLMLPSQPMPQVKHSTDNYCVIDFAEELAETVVSMATEIAAICLDNSNRKQPWFCAWKGGNEYLMTPSLSCRTLKRKKESQANGSIVRKHKPPRLSEIKRKTDEHPELKERLMNRVMDESVNLDDVPDSVNIFANEVAAKIMNLTEFSMVDGIWQAQNHPRNRLLGERLNRVRASSSCESIPEEDSDSRGFVNSLGLMNTLSQPVSRASSVSKQSSCESITDEFSRFMVNQMENEGRGFDLLLDYYAGRNASTILTSALQQVSRKNGHLSVKPSCPSKQSSTESITEEFYRYMLRDLDRESKDSISSSRSNRDWGTSLLPPSPRYPFCYRQFSVPENRSSCAKLTVNAPVKANSLDGFAQNGQQDFLSIQPVSNVSSSGLCKSDSCLYQRGRTDQITSMLIHETWTNSIQALMQKNKIIADETEATDADPVSRGSPCHVKQYANRLGASIEDNGNILLVVHQDSSACTNKDSVTENRHLPTAPPDQPAPPMEQTQADFKKEHFSSHDTDLGSHTGPSSCLREVPLIQIETDQRDDLIEESETILSQNICTGEAKENDMNKEKDPEMDSGRNTATSSITNNSADLNTEDAPDPEISVEVRAQEESLNPQGSSSSDESTGSWSQLVNDEDNPDDTSSYLQLSERSMSNGNSSTTSSLGIVDLEIYQENMPSSPMINELVEEKECLKEPSENKEECTSKLSTGTASCQRNLLVINFDLEPECPDAELRATLQWIAASELGISTIYFKKSQENRIEKFLDVVQLVHQKAWKVGDIFHAVVQYCKLQEERKELKPSLFDWLLGLG; this is translated from the exons tatCCTTGGCTACCAGATATATGCTTGGTTCAGTGTGCGAGAGGGAACAGACAAAACAGTACCAATTGTATCATCTTTGAAATCAACAAATTTCTGATCGGCCTTGAGTTGGTGCAGGAGAGGCAACTACATTTGGAAAACAGTGTCTTCAAGGTGGAGGATGACACCAACTGCTCTGTGTCCTCAATAGAAGAGGACTTCCTCACAGCATCGGAGCACTTAGAGGATGAGAGTGAGGTGGAGGAATATAAAAACG gttATGAAAATGTAAATGTCTCAGTCAATGTTTCAGAAAGCAAGAAGTCAAAGGGAGCTACACAAGGGGATCTGAATTGCAAAAAAGGCAAATTACGTTATGCTtttgaagaaaattatatttgcAAAGATAATTCCATTTCACATAAATCTTCAAGGTATCTTGAAGGAACACTGAGGAAAGCAGCAGAAATTATTTTGCCAAGTACAGAGCAATTGGCCCAGCAATTGCAACAAAAAGGCAACATATCTGGGGAAGAGGGACCAGCCACTAGCAATTTTGAAGAAAGCTCTAAAGGTCGAGTGGAAAGTTCTCATGCCTTGCAGACTCTGGGCAAGAGACATTTGGACAGAATGGTTAAGGAAGAATTAACATCTGTATGTGACAACATCTTAAAACATAATGGAAACCCAGACCCTGAGGAGAGtctgaaaaatgaagaacaaGAATCCCTTCCTCCTCTGCAAGACGAAGGCAAAACAACTGGCGAGTATGCGACAAATCTGGCAGAATCTGTCCTGCAAGATGCATTTATTAGGCTGTCCCAGTCTCAACCAACATGTCCTATGAAATCTGTGGCAAATGTCCCCATTAAAAATGCTTTGATTTCAGAAGGCTGCACCGCAGAAGACACAGAGCACCCTAGGCCATGGCAAGAACTTCCCAAAATAGTCATTGTACAGAGTCCAGACAGCAGTGAAGCTATATCTGAATGGCCCGGGACAAGCCCCCCAAACCTCAGCCACTGGACACAATCTGATCCCTCAGCTGAAACTTCAGGCGAACTTCATGAAGAGAAGGCCATCAGACCTCCCCAGAGTGCTCTGGAAGTAGCTTTAGCTTGTGCCGCTACTGTAATCGGAACTATTTCCAGTCCTCAGGCCACCGAAAGATTCAGATTAGAGCAAGAAACCTCAGCGGCTAATGGTCAAATGCTAGGGAATGAGGAGCTGCAAAGACAAGTCACCCAAACACTTCAGGATGGCACGAGTATGGAATATTCATTTCCATCAGCACTATGTGGCATGACTCAGGTGGCTAGTGCCGTTGCCGTCTGTGGTCTTGGAGAAACGCAAGAAGATAAATATCCTGTGGCATCAAGTGGCCTCTTGTCTGCCGCAGAGGCCTCAGCAGCGGTCACCCTCCATGGTAGCGTAGCCATGGGCAGTAACATGGAGACCTTGAACAAAAGCATTGCAGAGGCCCTTCTCAAGGAGGCGTCTATGGTTCTGACCAAGCCTAATAGCTACAGCAGCATTGGAAGTTTCATGGAGTCGATGAACGGAAGGATTATTGAAACCATGTCCAGGCCTCAGATCTCTTGCTTAGACAAAATCCTTCGGGATGACCTGGCAGAGGATTTATCCAATGTCATCCTGAAGCACTCCCTTGAAGAAGCTAAccggaaaaagaaaatgattgacGGTGAGGTCACTGGGGATCCAGATAAGAACACCCAGGACATCCTGATGGAGACTGTAAATGAACTTCTTTTCAATGCAATGTATTTCACTTTCAAGAAGATGAGCAACATTACACAGTTCAGTGAGCATCCTCCCGTCTTTTCTAAGGAGAATAACAGATGGAGAGGAACAGAAATAGACCATCAGCTAACAGAGACAGCAGCAGCACCAAGATCTCCTGACTATTCCAACAGTGGCACAATTAATAATTGGTACAATGCTGATGCTGTCAAAGATCTTGTAGATATCACACATccaaagagggataataatagcagagGAATGccaaacatttttgaaagctCCATGCTTCAATCGGAACTGCCTTTTAATAACAATGCCCATAATTCCACGGCTACAAAAACATCTCCTAAGAAAAGATACCCAAAACAAACTACTGGAGATTACCCCAGAGCTCCTAATCAGAGGCTCAGTCACAATAGGAATGGACTCAGATCCTATTCAGATCCGTTACCAGGCAGTGGGATGCAAGAATTAATGTATGCTGAATCCACCATCAACCCAGACGCCCTAGAAAAACGCAAGCATGACAGTCTCCTCAATACCGACATTCAGGTTAACCTGTCTCCATTAGGGAGCAACTTGATGCTTCCGTCTCAACCCATGCCACAAGTTAAACATTCAACAGATAACTACTGTGTAATAGACTTTGCTGAAGAATTAGCAGAAACTGTTGTCTCCATGGCAACAGAAATAGCTGCAATCTGCCTGGATAATTCAAACAGAAAGCAACCCTGGTTTTGTGCCTGGAAAGGGGGCAATGAATATCTGATGACACCAAGCTTGTCCTGCCGAAccctgaaaagaaagaaggaaagccagGCCAATGGATCCATTGTCAGGAAGCACAAGCCCCCTCGACTTagtgagataaaaagaaaaacggATGAGCACCCTGAACTCAAAGAGAGGCTAATGAACAGGGTCATGGATGAGTCTGTAAATCTTGATGATGTCCCAGACTCCGTCAACATCTTTGCCAATGAAGTAGCTGCCAAAATTATGAACCTGACAGAATTTTCCATGGTGGACGGAATTTGGCAAGCTCAGAATCATCCTCGAAACAGGTTACTAGGTGAAAGGCTGAATCGTGTGAGAGCATCGTCTAGCTGCGAAAGCATCCCTGAAGAGGATTCTGATTCCCGAGGATTTGTAAACAGCCTGGGTTTAATGAATACTTTGAGTCAGCCAGTTAGCAGAGCCAGCTCTGTCTCCAAACAGTCCAGCTGTGAGAGCATTACAGATGAGTTCTCCAGGTTCATGGTgaatcaaatggaaaatgaagggagGGGATTTGATTTACTGCTGGATTACTATGCTGGCAGGAATGCAAGTACCATCCTAACCTCAGCTCTGCAGCAGGTGTCTCGAAAGAACGGACATCTCAGTGTGAAGCCCAGCTGTCCCTCTAAGCAATCCAGCACAGAAAGTATAACTGAGGAGTTCTATAGATACATGTTAAGGGACCTTGACAGAGAGAGCAAAGATAGCATATCCTCTAGCAGAAGCAACCGAGACTGGGGTACTAGCTTGCTACCTCCATCTCCCCGGTACCCGTTTTGTTACAGACAGTTCTCTGTGCCAGAGAATAGGTCTTCTTGTGCCAAGCTAACAGTGAATGCTCCAGTCAAGGCAAACTCTCTGGACGGCTTTGCTCAGAATGGCCAGCAAGACTTCTTAAGCATTCAGCCAGTCAGCAACGTGTCTTCATCAGGCCTTTGCAAGTCTGACTCTTGTTTGTATCAGAGAGGGAGGACGGACCAGATCACAAGCATGCTAATTCATGAGACATGGACAAACTCAATTCAAGCCcttatgcaaaaaaataaaatcatagcaGATGAAACAGAAGCAACAGATGCTGATCCTGTTTCGAGAGGTTCTCCCTGTCACGTAAAACAGTATGCTAACAGATTAGGTGCAAGCATTGAGGATAATGGAAACATTCTGCTGGTGGTTCATCAGGATTCCTCTGCTTGTACAAATAAAGACTCAGTAACAGAAAACAGACATCTTCCCACTGCACCTCCAGACCAACCAGCTCCTCCTATGGAACAAACACAAGCAgactttaaaaaagaacatttctccAGCCATGACACTGATCTAGGGAGTCACACAGGTCCATCCTCTTGCTTGAGGGAAGTACCTTTGATTCAGATTGAAACTGATCAAAGGGATGATCTTATTGAAGAATCGGAAACCATTCTTTCCCAAAATATCTGCActggagaagcaaaagaaaatgacatgAACAAAGAAAAGGACCCAGAAATGGACAGTGGCAGAAACACAGCTACAAGCTCCATTACAAACAACAG TGCTGACCTCAACACTGAAGATGCTCCTGATCCTGAAATCTCTGTGGAAGTCCGAGCCCAGGAGGAGTCACTGAACCCTCAGGGCAGCAGCAGTAGTGATGAGAGCACAGGCAGCTGGTCACAGCTGGTCAACGATGAGGACAACCCTGATGACACAAGTAGCTATTTGCAGCTCAGTGAGAGATCCATGAG CAATGGCAACAGTAGTACCACTAGCAGTCTTGGCATTGTGGATCTGGAAATTTATCAGGAAAACATGCCCTCTTCTCCCATGATTAA TGAACTTGTAGAAGAAAAGGAATGCCTTAAAGAACCATCAGAAAACAAAGAGG AGTGTACTTCCAAACTGTCTACGGGAACAGCCAGCTGCCAAAGGAACCTCTTGGTGATAAACTTTGATCTGGAGCCAGAGTGCCCTGATGCAGAACTTCGTGCCACGCTGCAATGGATAGCAGCCTCAGAACTTGGAATTTCCACCATCTACTTTAAGAAATCTCAGGAAAACAGAATTGAAAAG TTCCTGGATGTTGTGCAGTTAGTTCATCAGAAAGCCTGGAAAGTGGGTGACATATTTCATGCAGTGGTCCAATACTGCAAGCtgcaagaggagagaaaggagctgAAACCAAGCCTCTTTGACTGGCTCCTGGGGTTGGGATAA
- the LOC118846382 gene encoding A-kinase anchor protein SPHKAP isoform X2, which yields MAGNSLLTVPSNFESSLMHEVSEQQCSGTESSGSSLGSSVTACKKVLCSNSLLESTDYWLQNQRTPCQIGFVEDKSENCASVCFVNLDVTKEDCSNEHLRQKLVNVSPDLPKFINSMNVQQPKENEIVLLSGLSSGNLHADFEVSKYPWLPDICLVQCARGNRQNSTNCIIFEINKFLIGLELVQERQLHLENSVFKVEDDTNCSVSSIEEDFLTASEHLEDESEVEEYKNGYENVNVSVNVSESKKSKGATQGDLNCKKGKLRYAFEENYICKDNSISHKSSRYLEGTLRKAAEIILPSTEQLAQQLQQKGNISGEEGPATSNFEESSKGRVESSHALQTLGKRHLDRMVKEELTSVCDNILKHNGNPDPEESLKNEEQESLPPLQDEGKTTGEYATNLAESVLQDAFIRLSQSQPTCPMKSVANVPIKNALISEGCTAEDTEHPRPWQELPKIVIVQSPDSSEAISEWPGTSPPNLSHWTQSDPSAETSGELHEEKAIRPPQSALEVALACAATVIGTISSPQATERFRLEQETSAANGQMLGNEELQRQVTQTLQDGTSMEYSFPSALCGMTQVASAVAVCGLGETQEDKYPVASSGLLSAAEASAAVTLHGSVAMGSNMETLNKSIAEALLKEASMVLTKPNSYSSIGSFMESMNGRIIETMSRPQISCLDKILRDDLAEDLSNVILKHSLEEANRKKKMIDGEVTGDPDKNTQDILMETVNELLFNAMYFTFKKMSNITQFSEHPPVFSKENNRWRGTEIDHQLTETAAAPRSPDYSNSGTINNWYNADAVKDLVDITHPKRDNNSRGMPNIFESSMLQSELPFNNNAHNSTATKTSPKKRYPKQTTGDYPRAPNQRLSHNRNGLRSYSDPLPGSGMQELMYAESTINPDALEKRKHDSLLNTDIQVNLSPLGSNLMLPSQPMPQVKHSTDNYCVIDFAEELAETVVSMATEIAAICLDNSNRKQPWFCAWKGGNEYLMTPSLSCRTLKRKKESQANGSIVRKHKPPRLSEIKRKTDEHPELKERLMNRVMDESVNLDDVPDSVNIFANEVAAKIMNLTEFSMVDGIWQAQNHPRNRLLGERLNRVRASSSCESIPEEDSDSRGFVNSLGLMNTLSQPVSRASSVSKQSSCESITDEFSRFMVNQMENEGRGFDLLLDYYAGRNASTILTSALQQVSRKNGHLSVKPSCPSKQSSTESITEEFYRYMLRDLDRESKDSISSSRSNRDWGTSLLPPSPRYPFCYRQFSVPENRSSCAKLTVNAPVKANSLDGFAQNGQQDFLSIQPVSNVSSSGLCKSDSCLYQRGRTDQITSMLIHETWTNSIQALMQKNKIIADETEATDADPVSRGSPCHVKQYANRLGASIEDNGNILLVVHQDSSACTNKDSVTENRHLPTAPPDQPAPPMEQTQADFKKEHFSSHDTDLGSHTGPSSCLREVPLIQIETDQRDDLIEESETILSQNICTGEAKENDMNKEKDPEMDSGRNTATSSITNNSADLNTEDAPDPEISVEVRAQEESLNPQGSSSSDESTGSWSQLVNDEDNPDDTSSYLQLSERSMSELVEEKECLKEPSENKEECTSKLSTGTASCQRNLLVINFDLEPECPDAELRATLQWIAASELGISTIYFKKSQENRIEKFLDVVQLVHQKAWKVGDIFHAVVQYCKLQEERKELKPSLFDWLLGLG from the exons tatCCTTGGCTACCAGATATATGCTTGGTTCAGTGTGCGAGAGGGAACAGACAAAACAGTACCAATTGTATCATCTTTGAAATCAACAAATTTCTGATCGGCCTTGAGTTGGTGCAGGAGAGGCAACTACATTTGGAAAACAGTGTCTTCAAGGTGGAGGATGACACCAACTGCTCTGTGTCCTCAATAGAAGAGGACTTCCTCACAGCATCGGAGCACTTAGAGGATGAGAGTGAGGTGGAGGAATATAAAAACG gttATGAAAATGTAAATGTCTCAGTCAATGTTTCAGAAAGCAAGAAGTCAAAGGGAGCTACACAAGGGGATCTGAATTGCAAAAAAGGCAAATTACGTTATGCTtttgaagaaaattatatttgcAAAGATAATTCCATTTCACATAAATCTTCAAGGTATCTTGAAGGAACACTGAGGAAAGCAGCAGAAATTATTTTGCCAAGTACAGAGCAATTGGCCCAGCAATTGCAACAAAAAGGCAACATATCTGGGGAAGAGGGACCAGCCACTAGCAATTTTGAAGAAAGCTCTAAAGGTCGAGTGGAAAGTTCTCATGCCTTGCAGACTCTGGGCAAGAGACATTTGGACAGAATGGTTAAGGAAGAATTAACATCTGTATGTGACAACATCTTAAAACATAATGGAAACCCAGACCCTGAGGAGAGtctgaaaaatgaagaacaaGAATCCCTTCCTCCTCTGCAAGACGAAGGCAAAACAACTGGCGAGTATGCGACAAATCTGGCAGAATCTGTCCTGCAAGATGCATTTATTAGGCTGTCCCAGTCTCAACCAACATGTCCTATGAAATCTGTGGCAAATGTCCCCATTAAAAATGCTTTGATTTCAGAAGGCTGCACCGCAGAAGACACAGAGCACCCTAGGCCATGGCAAGAACTTCCCAAAATAGTCATTGTACAGAGTCCAGACAGCAGTGAAGCTATATCTGAATGGCCCGGGACAAGCCCCCCAAACCTCAGCCACTGGACACAATCTGATCCCTCAGCTGAAACTTCAGGCGAACTTCATGAAGAGAAGGCCATCAGACCTCCCCAGAGTGCTCTGGAAGTAGCTTTAGCTTGTGCCGCTACTGTAATCGGAACTATTTCCAGTCCTCAGGCCACCGAAAGATTCAGATTAGAGCAAGAAACCTCAGCGGCTAATGGTCAAATGCTAGGGAATGAGGAGCTGCAAAGACAAGTCACCCAAACACTTCAGGATGGCACGAGTATGGAATATTCATTTCCATCAGCACTATGTGGCATGACTCAGGTGGCTAGTGCCGTTGCCGTCTGTGGTCTTGGAGAAACGCAAGAAGATAAATATCCTGTGGCATCAAGTGGCCTCTTGTCTGCCGCAGAGGCCTCAGCAGCGGTCACCCTCCATGGTAGCGTAGCCATGGGCAGTAACATGGAGACCTTGAACAAAAGCATTGCAGAGGCCCTTCTCAAGGAGGCGTCTATGGTTCTGACCAAGCCTAATAGCTACAGCAGCATTGGAAGTTTCATGGAGTCGATGAACGGAAGGATTATTGAAACCATGTCCAGGCCTCAGATCTCTTGCTTAGACAAAATCCTTCGGGATGACCTGGCAGAGGATTTATCCAATGTCATCCTGAAGCACTCCCTTGAAGAAGCTAAccggaaaaagaaaatgattgacGGTGAGGTCACTGGGGATCCAGATAAGAACACCCAGGACATCCTGATGGAGACTGTAAATGAACTTCTTTTCAATGCAATGTATTTCACTTTCAAGAAGATGAGCAACATTACACAGTTCAGTGAGCATCCTCCCGTCTTTTCTAAGGAGAATAACAGATGGAGAGGAACAGAAATAGACCATCAGCTAACAGAGACAGCAGCAGCACCAAGATCTCCTGACTATTCCAACAGTGGCACAATTAATAATTGGTACAATGCTGATGCTGTCAAAGATCTTGTAGATATCACACATccaaagagggataataatagcagagGAATGccaaacatttttgaaagctCCATGCTTCAATCGGAACTGCCTTTTAATAACAATGCCCATAATTCCACGGCTACAAAAACATCTCCTAAGAAAAGATACCCAAAACAAACTACTGGAGATTACCCCAGAGCTCCTAATCAGAGGCTCAGTCACAATAGGAATGGACTCAGATCCTATTCAGATCCGTTACCAGGCAGTGGGATGCAAGAATTAATGTATGCTGAATCCACCATCAACCCAGACGCCCTAGAAAAACGCAAGCATGACAGTCTCCTCAATACCGACATTCAGGTTAACCTGTCTCCATTAGGGAGCAACTTGATGCTTCCGTCTCAACCCATGCCACAAGTTAAACATTCAACAGATAACTACTGTGTAATAGACTTTGCTGAAGAATTAGCAGAAACTGTTGTCTCCATGGCAACAGAAATAGCTGCAATCTGCCTGGATAATTCAAACAGAAAGCAACCCTGGTTTTGTGCCTGGAAAGGGGGCAATGAATATCTGATGACACCAAGCTTGTCCTGCCGAAccctgaaaagaaagaaggaaagccagGCCAATGGATCCATTGTCAGGAAGCACAAGCCCCCTCGACTTagtgagataaaaagaaaaacggATGAGCACCCTGAACTCAAAGAGAGGCTAATGAACAGGGTCATGGATGAGTCTGTAAATCTTGATGATGTCCCAGACTCCGTCAACATCTTTGCCAATGAAGTAGCTGCCAAAATTATGAACCTGACAGAATTTTCCATGGTGGACGGAATTTGGCAAGCTCAGAATCATCCTCGAAACAGGTTACTAGGTGAAAGGCTGAATCGTGTGAGAGCATCGTCTAGCTGCGAAAGCATCCCTGAAGAGGATTCTGATTCCCGAGGATTTGTAAACAGCCTGGGTTTAATGAATACTTTGAGTCAGCCAGTTAGCAGAGCCAGCTCTGTCTCCAAACAGTCCAGCTGTGAGAGCATTACAGATGAGTTCTCCAGGTTCATGGTgaatcaaatggaaaatgaagggagGGGATTTGATTTACTGCTGGATTACTATGCTGGCAGGAATGCAAGTACCATCCTAACCTCAGCTCTGCAGCAGGTGTCTCGAAAGAACGGACATCTCAGTGTGAAGCCCAGCTGTCCCTCTAAGCAATCCAGCACAGAAAGTATAACTGAGGAGTTCTATAGATACATGTTAAGGGACCTTGACAGAGAGAGCAAAGATAGCATATCCTCTAGCAGAAGCAACCGAGACTGGGGTACTAGCTTGCTACCTCCATCTCCCCGGTACCCGTTTTGTTACAGACAGTTCTCTGTGCCAGAGAATAGGTCTTCTTGTGCCAAGCTAACAGTGAATGCTCCAGTCAAGGCAAACTCTCTGGACGGCTTTGCTCAGAATGGCCAGCAAGACTTCTTAAGCATTCAGCCAGTCAGCAACGTGTCTTCATCAGGCCTTTGCAAGTCTGACTCTTGTTTGTATCAGAGAGGGAGGACGGACCAGATCACAAGCATGCTAATTCATGAGACATGGACAAACTCAATTCAAGCCcttatgcaaaaaaataaaatcatagcaGATGAAACAGAAGCAACAGATGCTGATCCTGTTTCGAGAGGTTCTCCCTGTCACGTAAAACAGTATGCTAACAGATTAGGTGCAAGCATTGAGGATAATGGAAACATTCTGCTGGTGGTTCATCAGGATTCCTCTGCTTGTACAAATAAAGACTCAGTAACAGAAAACAGACATCTTCCCACTGCACCTCCAGACCAACCAGCTCCTCCTATGGAACAAACACAAGCAgactttaaaaaagaacatttctccAGCCATGACACTGATCTAGGGAGTCACACAGGTCCATCCTCTTGCTTGAGGGAAGTACCTTTGATTCAGATTGAAACTGATCAAAGGGATGATCTTATTGAAGAATCGGAAACCATTCTTTCCCAAAATATCTGCActggagaagcaaaagaaaatgacatgAACAAAGAAAAGGACCCAGAAATGGACAGTGGCAGAAACACAGCTACAAGCTCCATTACAAACAACAG TGCTGACCTCAACACTGAAGATGCTCCTGATCCTGAAATCTCTGTGGAAGTCCGAGCCCAGGAGGAGTCACTGAACCCTCAGGGCAGCAGCAGTAGTGATGAGAGCACAGGCAGCTGGTCACAGCTGGTCAACGATGAGGACAACCCTGATGACACAAGTAGCTATTTGCAGCTCAGTGAGAGATCCATGAG TGAACTTGTAGAAGAAAAGGAATGCCTTAAAGAACCATCAGAAAACAAAGAGG AGTGTACTTCCAAACTGTCTACGGGAACAGCCAGCTGCCAAAGGAACCTCTTGGTGATAAACTTTGATCTGGAGCCAGAGTGCCCTGATGCAGAACTTCGTGCCACGCTGCAATGGATAGCAGCCTCAGAACTTGGAATTTCCACCATCTACTTTAAGAAATCTCAGGAAAACAGAATTGAAAAG TTCCTGGATGTTGTGCAGTTAGTTCATCAGAAAGCCTGGAAAGTGGGTGACATATTTCATGCAGTGGTCCAATACTGCAAGCtgcaagaggagagaaaggagctgAAACCAAGCCTCTTTGACTGGCTCCTGGGGTTGGGATAA
- the MBLAC1 gene encoding metallo-beta-lactamase domain-containing protein 1 — MSSGVRTEPLPGDPPVSIPGGPYSVIVLLRGYSVPQGAGGAQRADGSVTLVLPTAWKPWGARGEDPAVPDTQAALEQAGSGPVLVDTGGPWARDALLAALAAHGVAPDSVTLVVGTHGHSDHVGSLGLFPRAALLVSHDFCLPGGLYLAHGLSETRPLRLGPGLEVWATPGHAGRGDVSVAVAGTALGTVVVAGDVFEREHDGNTWWQLSEDPVAQERSRQRVLAAADVVVPGHGGPFRVLKEPVADSVY, encoded by the coding sequence ATGAGCTCGGGAGTGCGGACAGAGCCACTGCCTGGGGACCCCCCGGTGTCGATCCCGGGGGGCCCCTACTCTGTGATAGTGCTGCTGCGGGGCTACTCGGTGCCGCAAGGGGCCGGGGGCGCGCAGAGGGCTGACGGCTCCGTGACGCTGGTCCTGCCCACGGCGTGGAAGCCATGGGGCGCGCGTGGAGAAGATCCCGCGGTGCCGGACACGCAGGCCGCCCTGGAGCAGGCGGGCTCGGGCCCCGTGCTAGTGGATACAGGAGGGCCCTGGGCTCGAGACGCCCTGCTGGCCGCGCTGGCTGCGCACGGCGTGGCCCCAGACTCGGTGACCCTGGTGGTGGGCACCCACGGCCACTCGGACCACGTGGGCAGCCTGGGACTGTTCCCGCGCGCCGCGCTCCTCGTCTCCCACGACTTCTGCCTCCCGGGGGGCCTCTACCTGGCCCACGGGCTGAGTGAGACGCGTCCGCTGCGCCTGGGCCCGGGCCTCGAGGTGTGGGCGACGCCGGGCCACGCGGGCCGCGGTGACGTTAGTGTGGCGGTGGCCGGCACCGCCCTGGGCACAGTCGTAGTGGCGGGAGATGTGTTCGAGCGCGAGCACGACGGCAACACATGGTGGCAGCTCAGCGAAGACCCCGTGGCTCAGGAGCGCAGCAGGCAGCGGGTGCTGGCGGCTGCAGACGTGGTCGTGCCCGGGCACGGGGGACCCTTCAGGGTCCTTAAAGAGCCCGTAGCCGACTCGGTGTATTGA